In the genome of Pusillimonas sp. T7-7, the window AGGGAAAGGAATAGCGTCAAAGCCGAACTGCGCGCCTTCGAATACGAGCTTGAAACCTACCGCCGTGACGGCATTGTCGAACGCGACCCGGAAATCTACGCCCTGCTGGTACAAGTGTTGCGCCGCCTGCGCAATGCCACTCGGCTGGTAGACCGCATGGCCGCGCACACCAGCCTGAGTTCTAATACTGAGCTGGTGGACAAACGCCTGGATAAATCGCTGGACCGGTTCTTGTCGCGCAAGAAGTGGCGGATAGGCATGTTGACCAGCAACCTCAGACTGGACTCCTCACACTTTCGTTATGCCTGCCGCGTAGCTATTGCAGCACTGCTTGCCATGAGCGTATCGGCGATCTGGTCACACCTGGGCATACTGACACGCGTCGCGCCTGGCCTGAGCGCGCACAGCTATTGGATAGTCCTGACCGTGCTGGTGGTCATGAAGCCCGGCTTCGCGCTCACACGGCAACGCAACGGCTGGCGCCTGGCCGGCACATTGATAGGCTGCGCACTGGCCCTGGCCCTATTCAATATCACGCAAAATGGCGACATTTACCTGGCCGTACTCATCGTCTGCTGTGTATTGGGCTATAGCCTGATACAAGTCAATTTCATGGCGGCGGCCATCTTCAATACCGTATTCGTGCTGCTGGTATTTCACTTCATTTCACCTAACTCCAATACGGTCATCGGTGAAAGGATGGTCGATACCCTGGTAGGCTGCGGACTGGCACTGCTGTGCAGCTATATTCTGCCCTGGTGGGAACATCGTTATATGGCTTCGCTTGCCAGAGCGGCCAGGAAAGCCAACCTTGAATTCTTCAATGCCGGGCTGCGTTATGCTGAACTGACCCGCGCCCAGACAGCGGCACAAGCCAGCACACAGTCGCCTTCCACCAGCCACCATGCCGTGCCTGTCGACATCCAGGCATTGAACGCCGAGCAGCATGAGGCAGAGGTGGCTTGGCGCGTAGCCCGCAAGAACATGCATATCGCTTTCAGCAACTTTGCCGCTGCCTTTTACCGCATGATGGACGAGCCCATCAAGCGCCAGGCCAACGTTCCCGAGCTGAACAATCTGCTGATACAGAACCACGTGCTGGCATCCCAGATCACCTCTGCCATACCTGTACTTGCAGAGCTGCCTGCAGTACCGGACGGCATACAAAAATCGCTGGACGCGACAGGGCACTATTTGAGCGATCAAGATGCCAGCCCCCCGGCGTCGATAGAAACAGAAGGGGAACTGGCCACCCTGGCTTATCCATTGCGGCAAATGGTCAAGGCATCTCAGCTGATACGGCAGGAAATGCGTGGACTGACAGGCTAAGCTTTTGCCTTGCGCCGGAACACCAGCTTATCGGCGCCAGACTCGGCCGGGGCGTAAACATAGCCCTCGGCCGAAAAACCCTGCAGCTTGTCCACTGCATTGATCTTGTGTTCGATAACATAGCGCGCCATCAGCCCGCGCGCGCGCTTGGCATGGAAACTGATCACTTTCCATGCGTCGTTCTTATAGTCCTGAAACACACACTGCACCACCCTGGCTTGCAAGGTTTTCCGATCAACTGACTTGAAATACTCTTCAGACGCCAGGTTCAATACGACTGCTTCATGCTTCTTCCCTTTGGACTGCTCAGCCAAACGCTGATTCAGGTATTGCGCAATGGTGTCGCCCCAAAAATCATAAAGATTCCTGCCCTTTTTGGTCTCCAGGCGGGTACCCATCTCGAGCCGGTAAGGCTGCATCAGGTCAAGTGGACGCAGTACCCCATACAAACCGCTAAGCAGCGCCACGTGCTCCTGCGCCCACTTCAGCTGAGCATCGGACAAGCTGGATGCATCCAGGCCTTCGTACACATCACCATTGAAGGCCAGAGCCGCCTGGCGCGAATTCGTCTGATTGAACACAGGTTTCCAGGCGGCATAACGCTCAACATTGAGCTTGGCCAACGCATCGCTCAACTTCATCAAGCCAGCGATTTCCGATGCCGATTTCTTCTTCAGCACCTTAATGAGCTCGGACGACTGCTCGACAAACAAGGGCTGGGTATGCAAGGTACTGCGCACCGGCGAGTCGTAATCCAGCTTTTTCGCCGGAGACAATAACAACAGCATGTCGAAGCTTCCTCTTAGCGTGCTGTCCAGCCGCCATCCAGCGACAGGGTGGTGCCTGTCATTTGATCGGCTGCCTCGGAGGCCAGGAAAACCGCTGCGCCACCCAACTGCTTGGGCGTCACGAACTGCAGTGAAGGCTGCTTTTCAAACAACAGCTCTTTGGCTGCAGCTTCAGTATCGATCCCGCTTTTCTGAGCCAAGGCTGCAATCTGTTTTTCAACCAGGGGGGTCCGCACCCAGCCCGGGCAGATTGCGTTGCAGGTTACCCCATTGCCGGCGTTTTCAAGTGCGGTCACCTTGGTCAGGCCCACAACACCGTGCTTGGCGGCAACATAAGCGGACTTGGTGGCCGAGGCCACCAGTCCATGGGCGGACGCAATGTTGATAATTCGCCCCCAGCCCTGATTCTTCATGTAAGGCAGCGCCGCCGCTGTACCGTGGAAAACCGCCGACAGGTTCAAGGCAATGATGGCGTCCCAGCGATCTGTCGGAAAATCCTCGATCAGGTCAGTATGCTGGATACCTGCATTGTTGACCAGGATATCTATGCTGCCCAGCACCTTGACCGATTGTTCAATGAAGTCGCGCGTGGCCTGGGCCTGCATCAGATCGGCATTGATGTAATGAGCCTTGACATCAAACTCCAGCTCAATGTTGACCCTTTCTTTTTCGATGGCATTCGCATCGCCAAAACCATTGATCACTAAATTTGCGCCGTTTGCAGCCAGTTCACGGGCAATCGCCAAGCCAATGCCGCTGGTTGAACCCGTTACGACAGCATTTTTACCTTTAAGCATAATCTTCCTTTTCTCGGTCCAAAAATCCAGATTCGGACCTTAGTGTACTGCCTGACAAGCACACCGTAAGCGTCTGCAGCGGCGCATGCAGCCCATTATGATATTTTTTTATTTCTTGCTAGAATAGCGGACTTGCCTTTAGCCAAGTTTGGTTTTCGACCGAGCCAAACAATGCGGCCGGGCAAGCGTAGTAATGCAGTAAAAGGACAGGTGGCAGAGTGGTCGAATGTACCTGACTCGAAATCAGGCGTACGGTAACCCCGTACCGTGGGTTCGAATCCCACCCTGTCCGCCACTCAGATCATTGAAACCCGCATAGCTCAAGGCCTTGCGGGTTTTTTTGTTGTGTGCAGCCGTCCTAGAACTTGAGGTTCATGCCCAGCCAATAACGGCGGCCGTCTTCAACATAGCCGTAGTCGTCGTAGATGACCTGCTTGTCCAGCACATTGTAGACACCGGCATACAGGGTCACTTGCTTGCTGACGTCATACGATCCGCCAAAGTCTATAAAGGTCGATGGGCTCTACCCCATTAACGGGGGATCAGGGCATTCATCAAACCCGGTTAATTACACCATTCCAACCGCATTGAGCCAAGACTCTCATGCGGTAATTCTCAAAATTCCTGAACCCATACGCTCGGCGTGAGAGCATCTCCATCTTTGTATGGAATCCTTCAGTGATCCCATTGGACTTGGTGAATCGCCACATACGTACGATGGGCTCGAGCCACGATGTTAACGTCGCGGCCAGCGCCTTGGCCGGACTTTGCTCAAACTGACGAATCAAGGCCAGGAACTTGGGCAACAGCTGTTTGGCCCGCTTGGCCTTCAAGTGCTTCATGACCAGAAACCCATTCAACTGCTGCTTGGCAAAGTAAAGCGCCTGCAGTACGGGCTCCTGGGCCAGGTACTGGTGCAGGCGTTCTTTTTGCACTGAGGATAGCTTCCAGTGATGGCGGCGCATCAGGCTGAGCAGCCCCCGGTTCTTGCGCCCCTCCGGATCATGCTGCTGCCATAGCTTCAGAAAGTGCTGGTTCACCAACCGCACGACATGGAAGCGGTCAGCCACGATCATGGCGTTGGGGAAGTACTCCTGGGCAATGCGCCGATAGGTCTCGGACAGGTCCATCACAATGACCCGCACGTGCTCACGCCCTGGTAAACGCTTCAAATAGCTGCGCAGGCTCGCTTCTGAGCGCCCCAGCACCACATCGAACACCTTGTGGTGCTTCAAATCAACCAGCGTGGTGGCGTAGCCCTTCTTGCGGCTAAAGAAGTGCTCATCAATGCCTAGAACCTGCGGACAACTTCGACCCGACAGCTCCGAGACCCGCTGCTTGATAAAGGACTGGTACCAGCGCTCGACCGTGGCACTGCCGATCCGGTGCGTGCGCGTCAGCTGGCGCTGGCTCACGCCCCCGTCGTGCGCCTCGAAGACCTCCAAGCGATACGCCTCGGTGGCCCGGCGCCGTGGCCGGATGCCCGCGAAGCGGTGACGAAAATAGCGATTGCAGTCCAAGCAGTGGTACTTGGGCACGGCTAGATGCAGCACCATCAACTGGTTGCCTTGGCGGGTGTGCTTGAGCGTACGCTGGTGCGTCGCTTTAATACGTACCGACCCTTGCTGACAATGGATGCACGCCAAGCGCTTGGCCGGGCTGGCCCAGACGTGAATGTCTCGGTGCCGCTCTACGCGCTGAACTACTAAATCTCTGATTCCTAAGATAGAATTTACTGGGGACATCGGCATTCCTTCCATTAAGCTCGTTCTTCGCAAAAACAAGTCTAATGAATGTCGCTGTCCCCCTTTAATGATGAAGAGCCGGTCGATGAGGGTGCCATGGTGGAGCTGGAAGAGATGCCCTGGGTGGGATCGCCTTCCTTGCCTCTATAGGTCACCTTCACCCAGCCATTCACCTTTTCTGTGGGCTGCCAGTCCAGACCCATGTTGAACATATGCTCGGGCATTTGGTTCAAGGGGTTGCCAGCATATTGGCCTGTCTTCTGCTTTGAATAGGTGTAGGTGTAGCTGGAAGTCATCGACAAAGTATCGGAAAGCGGCGCTGAAAGCGTGGCTTCAACACCGCGTGTCACAGCATCATCCACGTTAGTGTATGTCGTAGACTCGCGTCCGAATTGATTAGGTGGCCCGCACTCCGGGCAAGGAACGCGCGTAATCTTGTCGCTGAACTCGTTATTGAACAGCGTAAGGCCGGCAATCAAGCCGTTATCAGCGCTATAAATCAGCGCAATTTCTTCTGTAAGCGTTTTTTCCGGCTTCAGATCCGGATTGCCGTACATATTCCCGCCGCGGCTCGTCGCTCCCCAGTCCGGGATAGTCTGGCGCATGGACGGGGCACGAAAACCGGTAGAAACACCGCCCTTGAGCGTCCAATTATCCGCCATGTGCCAGACCCCATACAGGCGAGGGCTCCAGTGCTGGCCCGCCTTCTGGTCGCGGTCCATGCGTATGCCTCCGGTCAAGGCAAAAGTATCCGTGATCTGCCACTCATCTTCGGCATACAAGGCATACTGCCAGCGCTCGACTGTGGAGCGATCCGAGATTCGATTGGTCGTGGTGTCGTTAAGGTCTTCGGCGCTATAGTAGGCACCCAGCGTCAGGATATGATCGTCCAGCACCGGCATGCTCCAGTTTGTATTGAGCGTGGTGTTGACGATCGTCATGTCGCGCGAAACATTTTTGGTTTCTTCCCGCTGTGCATAGGAATTCGACGTCCCGAATCCCCAACGACCATTGTGAGTCAGCGAATAGTGCTGACGATCAAACGTGCGGTGGCTGGGGTCTTCGTCCAGCGCCAAGGTATGCCCCGGCGTGGAACGATATAGCTGCTTGGATGCACCGCCCTCCAGGATGATGTCATGATCGCGATTGGGGGTCAGAGACAGCTTGGCGGTAACACCTTGATTGGTGTGCCGGTTATAGCCTTGCTCAATTTTGTCTTCACCCCGATATGAATAAATACCGTACACGCTCAGACCAAGCAGATCTTCCTTGATGGGACCGGCCACATAAAAATTGCCCTGATAAATATTGCCAGAACGGGAATGGGCCTGCAGTGTGGAGTCCAGCCGCAAGGAACCACCCCACTCTTTGGGCACCTTGCGCGTAATGATGTTGACAACGCCCCCCATGGCGTCGGACCCGTACAGCGACGACATAGGGCCACGCACCACTTCGATGCGCTCGATTGCCTCGAGCGGAGGCACCCAGCTTTGATCGGTGCCGGTGCTGCCATTGGTTTGTGTTTCTCGTGTGCTGACACGTTTTCCGTCCACCAGAATCAATGTGTAGCTGGCGCCCATACCGCGTATCGAGATGTCGGATGTGTTGTTATCCGAAGGCGTCATAATGACGCCCGGCACATCACGCAATGCATCGGTCAGGTCCTTGTAGGCGCCTTGCTCAAGCTTCTCGCGCGGAATAACTGAAATCGATGCTGGTGCATCGATAATATCCTGCTCAAATCCCGAAGCTGTAACAACCACCGTATCCATTGTTGCGACCGAGCCGACATCCAAGGTTTGAGCCAGGGCTGGCGTAAAAGCGGACCCCAAGCCCAATGTACATAAAACGGCCACCCAGTTGGGGTGGCCTTTGGAAATCACCCCTTGGGATGGGGTTGGTTGCTTCAACAACATCGCAAACTTCCTTGCAGCAAATTAATAAATACAAATGAGAATGATTATTAAAACATGATTCAATCATAAATTAAGCTTGTACGTATTATCCAGCTAGAAAATGTTGCACATTTTCCTCAAGTCGGTCATTCAATACTAGCTCAGGCTTGCTTTTGTTTACTAATCGGAACGCATTGCCTTCAGACTCGCATCGGCCTATAGTAGAAATGTGTCATGTGTTGGGAATGGGGCCCACGCCCCTGTTTCGGTCCAGGCACCATAGGCCATAGGTTTGCCTGGCCGGCTTTAAAAAGGAGCCGCCATGAACGTCAGATCCTTTGTATGGGCCACCGACCTGAACGGCGACGGTAGCTACAGCATGTGGGAAATCTGGGAAGCCGCCAGATGGGTATTTCGCCTTCCGGGCAACCTGTTGCTGGAAGGCCTTGGCCATGTTCCTTATTTATCTTCCTTGCTTAATATCCAGGCTTCCGAAGCCACCGGGTATGGCAGTCTGAACGGTGGGCTGGCATCTTCGCTATCGTTGCTGATCTGGGTTGTTGCCATCACCAGTGTGCTGTCACTGTGTTCTTCGGCGGCCGATGAAGACAATAGCGCGGCCTCGTCCAGACAAGTGCTGATAGGCATGAAAACGACCGCCGCCAGGCAAATAGCTGGCCCCGATAACGCCCAGGGCCAGTTGTCAACTGAACACCACGCGCACCTGCCGGTCAGCCGTACAAATTATGCAGTACCCGGCAAAAAACCCATCAGGCACAAGCGCCATCGTCGGTTGGTCATTACCTGATCAGCAGATCAGGTAATGAGCGGGCTGCCGCATGGTCTGGCTGCGGCCAAGCACAGGCTGCTGCTAAGCCCCCATGGGATGCATGCCGCCATCCATGGTCAGCAGGGCTGCGGTTACGTAGCTGGCTCGCGCCGAGGCAAGATACAGCGCTGCGTCGGCCACTTCTTCGGGCTTGGCCAGGCGCCCCAGCGGAATACTTTGCTCCCTGGCTTGCAGCACTTCGGCTGTTGACTTGCCTGTCAGCTCCGATTCGGCCTCCAGGGCGCCCTGCACCCGTCCCGTCAGGGTTGCGCCAGGATTTATCGCATTCACACGTATACCCTTGTTGCCCCAGGCATTGGCCAAGCCGGCCGAAGCCAGCATCAACGCCGCGTTGGCCGAACCGCCTGGCAGGTGGAAGGGGCTGGCTATTTTCCCACCTGCTCCGATGATATTGACAATGGCCCCGTTACCGCGTCCCACCATTTTCTTGATGACAGCATCCATGGTATTGATGTAGGGAAAATACTTGGCGTCCATGGCATCGCGCCACGACTGGGGCGTTAAAGCCGCTGGCGCATAGCGCTTGGCGGCTCCGGCCGAATTCACCAGCACCGCGATCGGCCCCACCTTGTCTTCAACTGCGTCGACCAGTTGCTGCGCCGCATCCGCATCGCTCAGATTGGCGGCATGGATGTAGATCTGGTGGCCGGCCTGTTCGAGCTCTGCCCGGGCCGCCGCCAGGTTGTCGGCGCTGCGCGAGGCTATGGCCACCTTTGCCCCTTCGCGCGCAAAGGCATGTGCACATGCCAGACCTATGCCTTTGCTGCCTCCCGTGATCAACACGACTTTACCACTCAGTTCCAGATCCATGCTTGTCTCCTTTATCGTTTTATTTGCCATGCACGGCAGCAGCTTAACCCTGTACAGCCAAGAGATCTATTCCACCCATGTACGGACGCAATGCTTCCGGGACACGAACGCTGCCGTCTGCCTGCTGATGGTTTTCCAATACAGCGACTAGTGCGCGACCCACGGCCAGGCCAGATCCGTTCAGGCTGTGCAAGTATTCAGGCTTGCCTTTTTCGGGCCGGTAGCGCGCCTGCATGCGACGGGCCTGGAAAGCCTCGCAATTGGATACCGAGGAAATTTCTCGCCAGGTATTTTGCGCGGGCAACCAGACTTCAAGATCGTAGGTTTTAGCGGCGCCGAAGCCCATGTCGCCACCGCACAGCAATACCACACGGTAGGCCACCCCCAGCCGCTGCAACACGGCTTCAGCGTGGCCGACCATTTCTTCCAGGGCGTCGTAGGAATGATCCGGGTGCACGATCTGCACCATTTCAACCTTGTCGAACTGGTGCTGGCGTATCATGCCCCGCGTATCGCGCCCCCCGCTCCCCGCTTCAGAGCGAAAACAAGGCGTATGCGCCGTCATCTTCAAAGGAAGCGCTTCGCTCGCCACAATTGTGTCGCGCACGGAGCCGGCCAGCGTGATCTCTGAAGTAGAGATCAGGTACAGGTCTTCGTGGGCGGACTCTTCTTCCTGCCCTGAAGCTTCATCATCTTGGCCGCCCTTAGTCACCCAGAACATATCGTCTTTGAATTTGGGCAGCTGCCCCGTGCCGAACAGCGTTGAGCTATTGACAATGTAAGGCGTGTAGCATTCCTGGTAACCGTGTTCGGTCGTTTGCAGATCAAGCATGAACTGCGCCAGCGCGCGATGCAGCCGGGCAATAGGGCCGCGCAACATCATGAAACGCGCACCAGACAGCTTGCGTGCAGTTTCAAAATCGAGCCCCAGCGGTTCGCCCAAGGCTACATGATCTTTGGGCTCAAAAGCCAGGGGCTGCGGATTGCCGTCTGCATCAGTTTCCAGGCCAGGCGGAATCCAGCGGCGTACTTCAATATTGTCGTCGCTGTCTTTACCTGCCGGCACGCTGGCATGCGGTAAATTGGGGATGGTCATGAGCCAGGCGTTAAGCTCGCCCTGCACCGCAGCCAAATCATTTTCAAGTTCTTTCAAACGAGCGGGTATTTGC includes:
- a CDS encoding FUSC family membrane protein, whose protein sequence is MTTYTPQLQRFFYSHYFSGGLRQAVGVLLPALILAGVFQMHAIGMIAAIGAACVAIIDQPGGPRRYGTNGMLAAILLGSLTAFITGLASSHSLLIWLVVPLLCFLFSMFTVFGKQGGLLGFACLLIMALTMREPLAPHQVLEHTAYSFVGGVFYFVYSFVVHRLMWHRDEQQALSVALFATADYMAARSRFYDINTDLDDSYRMLIHTQSNMTDKHQAARDTILRELPKSHSRASRLHTASLNVFIDMVALLDSLVATHTDYATLRRSLPDSDALIFARDALKKLSINVEHIALNIARDKHVRERNSVKAELRAFEYELETYRRDGIVERDPEIYALLVQVLRRLRNATRLVDRMAAHTSLSSNTELVDKRLDKSLDRFLSRKKWRIGMLTSNLRLDSSHFRYACRVAIAALLAMSVSAIWSHLGILTRVAPGLSAHSYWIVLTVLVVMKPGFALTRQRNGWRLAGTLIGCALALALFNITQNGDIYLAVLIVCCVLGYSLIQVNFMAAAIFNTVFVLLVFHFISPNSNTVIGERMVDTLVGCGLALLCSYILPWWEHRYMASLARAARKANLEFFNAGLRYAELTRAQTAAQASTQSPSTSHHAVPVDIQALNAEQHEAEVAWRVARKNMHIAFSNFAAAFYRMMDEPIKRQANVPELNNLLIQNHVLASQITSAIPVLAELPAVPDGIQKSLDATGHYLSDQDASPPASIETEGELATLAYPLRQMVKASQLIRQEMRGLTG
- the yaaA gene encoding peroxide stress protein YaaA, translating into MLLLLSPAKKLDYDSPVRSTLHTQPLFVEQSSELIKVLKKKSASEIAGLMKLSDALAKLNVERYAAWKPVFNQTNSRQAALAFNGDVYEGLDASSLSDAQLKWAQEHVALLSGLYGVLRPLDLMQPYRLEMGTRLETKKGRNLYDFWGDTIAQYLNQRLAEQSKGKKHEAVVLNLASEEYFKSVDRKTLQARVVQCVFQDYKNDAWKVISFHAKRARGLMARYVIEHKINAVDKLQGFSAEGYVYAPAESGADKLVFRRKAKA
- a CDS encoding 3-hydroxybutyrate dehydrogenase, with translation MLKGKNAVVTGSTSGIGLAIARELAANGANLVINGFGDANAIEKERVNIELEFDVKAHYINADLMQAQATRDFIEQSVKVLGSIDILVNNAGIQHTDLIEDFPTDRWDAIIALNLSAVFHGTAAALPYMKNQGWGRIINIASAHGLVASATKSAYVAAKHGVVGLTKVTALENAGNGVTCNAICPGWVRTPLVEKQIAALAQKSGIDTEAAAKELLFEKQPSLQFVTPKQLGGAAVFLASEAADQMTGTTLSLDGGWTAR
- a CDS encoding TonB-dependent receptor, whose amino-acid sequence is MTLYAGVYNVLDKQVIYDDYGYVEDGRRYWLGMNLKF
- a CDS encoding ISL3 family transposase, with the translated sequence MKATHQRTLKHTRQGNQLMVLHLAVPKYHCLDCNRYFRHRFAGIRPRRRATEAYRLEVFEAHDGGVSQRQLTRTHRIGSATVERWYQSFIKQRVSELSGRSCPQVLGIDEHFFSRKKGYATTLVDLKHHKVFDVVLGRSEASLRSYLKRLPGREHVRVIVMDLSETYRRIAQEYFPNAMIVADRFHVVRLVNQHFLKLWQQHDPEGRKNRGLLSLMRRHHWKLSSVQKERLHQYLAQEPVLQALYFAKQQLNGFLVMKHLKAKRAKQLLPKFLALIRQFEQSPAKALAATLTSWLEPIVRMWRFTKSNGITEGFHTKMEMLSRRAYGFRNFENYRMRVLAQCGWNGVINRV
- a CDS encoding TonB-dependent receptor domain-containing protein gives rise to the protein MLLKQPTPSQGVISKGHPNWVAVLCTLGLGSAFTPALAQTLDVGSVATMDTVVVTASGFEQDIIDAPASISVIPREKLEQGAYKDLTDALRDVPGVIMTPSDNNTSDISIRGMGASYTLILVDGKRVSTRETQTNGSTGTDQSWVPPLEAIERIEVVRGPMSSLYGSDAMGGVVNIITRKVPKEWGGSLRLDSTLQAHSRSGNIYQGNFYVAGPIKEDLLGLSVYGIYSYRGEDKIEQGYNRHTNQGVTAKLSLTPNRDHDIILEGGASKQLYRSTPGHTLALDEDPSHRTFDRQHYSLTHNGRWGFGTSNSYAQREETKNVSRDMTIVNTTLNTNWSMPVLDDHILTLGAYYSAEDLNDTTTNRISDRSTVERWQYALYAEDEWQITDTFALTGGIRMDRDQKAGQHWSPRLYGVWHMADNWTLKGGVSTGFRAPSMRQTIPDWGATSRGGNMYGNPDLKPEKTLTEEIALIYSADNGLIAGLTLFNNEFSDKITRVPCPECGPPNQFGRESTTYTNVDDAVTRGVEATLSAPLSDTLSMTSSYTYTYSKQKTGQYAGNPLNQMPEHMFNMGLDWQPTEKVNGWVKVTYRGKEGDPTQGISSSSTMAPSSTGSSSLKGDSDIH
- a CDS encoding SDR family NAD(P)-dependent oxidoreductase encodes the protein MDLELSGKVVLITGGSKGIGLACAHAFAREGAKVAIASRSADNLAAARAELEQAGHQIYIHAANLSDADAAQQLVDAVEDKVGPIAVLVNSAGAAKRYAPAALTPQSWRDAMDAKYFPYINTMDAVIKKMVGRGNGAIVNIIGAGGKIASPFHLPGGSANAALMLASAGLANAWGNKGIRVNAINPGATLTGRVQGALEAESELTGKSTAEVLQAREQSIPLGRLAKPEEVADAALYLASARASYVTAALLTMDGGMHPMGA
- the serS gene encoding serine--tRNA ligase, with the protein product MLDPNQLRKDLPAVVKALELRGIAFDTERFSQLEARRKSVQVETEALQARRNAVSKLIGQLKSRGEDASKEMAESQQIPARLKELENDLAAVQGELNAWLMTIPNLPHASVPAGKDSDDNIEVRRWIPPGLETDADGNPQPLAFEPKDHVALGEPLGLDFETARKLSGARFMMLRGPIARLHRALAQFMLDLQTTEHGYQECYTPYIVNSSTLFGTGQLPKFKDDMFWVTKGGQDDEASGQEEESAHEDLYLISTSEITLAGSVRDTIVASEALPLKMTAHTPCFRSEAGSGGRDTRGMIRQHQFDKVEMVQIVHPDHSYDALEEMVGHAEAVLQRLGVAYRVVLLCGGDMGFGAAKTYDLEVWLPAQNTWREISSVSNCEAFQARRMQARYRPEKGKPEYLHSLNGSGLAVGRALVAVLENHQQADGSVRVPEALRPYMGGIDLLAVQG